In Streptomyces qaidamensis, one DNA window encodes the following:
- a CDS encoding enoyl-CoA hydratase/isomerase family protein, with translation MPAVLYATAGHVLSLTLNRPESLNALTPDQRDEIVRLLSEASAAPGVRAVVITGTGRGFCAGADLRGAGTSGERLAGDVARTLRTGAQRLIGAVLDCEKPVIAAVNGTAAGLGAHLAFACDLVLAGESARFIEVFARRGLVPDGGGAYLLPRLIGPQRAKELMFFGDALSAAEAERLGLVNRVVRDEELERTARVWAERLASGPTRALALTKQLVNASLDTDRAAAFAAEAAAQEINMTTADAREGVRSFVERRSAEFEGR, from the coding sequence ATGCCGGCCGTTCTGTACGCGACGGCCGGCCATGTCCTCTCCCTCACCCTCAATCGGCCCGAGTCGCTCAACGCCCTCACGCCGGACCAGCGGGACGAGATCGTCCGGCTGCTGTCCGAGGCGTCGGCGGCCCCCGGCGTACGAGCCGTCGTGATCACGGGGACGGGCCGCGGCTTCTGCGCCGGAGCGGACCTCAGGGGCGCCGGGACATCCGGCGAACGCCTCGCGGGCGATGTCGCCCGCACCCTCCGCACCGGCGCCCAGCGGCTGATCGGCGCCGTGCTCGACTGTGAGAAGCCGGTGATCGCGGCGGTGAACGGCACGGCGGCCGGCCTCGGCGCGCATCTGGCGTTCGCCTGCGATCTGGTCCTCGCGGGCGAATCCGCCCGCTTCATCGAGGTGTTCGCACGCCGCGGACTGGTCCCCGACGGCGGCGGCGCCTATCTCCTGCCCCGCCTCATCGGCCCGCAGCGCGCGAAGGAGCTGATGTTCTTCGGCGACGCGCTCAGCGCAGCGGAAGCCGAACGCCTCGGGCTCGTCAACCGGGTCGTCCGCGACGAGGAGCTGGAGAGGACGGCACGCGTGTGGGCCGAGCGTCTCGCCTCCGGCCCCACCCGCGCCCTCGCCCTGACCAAGCAGCTCGTCAACGCCTCCCTCGACACCGACCGCGCCGCCGCCTTCGCCGCCGAGGCAGCCGCGCAGGAGATCAACATGACGACGGCGGACGCACGGGAGGGCGTACGGAGCTTCGTGGAACGGCGGAGCGCGGAGTTCGAGGGACGCTGA
- a CDS encoding MFS transporter, with product MTRTTDAAAVQQPPKPTRVRVHRAWFVAAVTFVTIIGAAAFRSVPGLLIDPLHDEFDWSRGTIGAAVSVNLALYGLTAPFAAALMDRFGIRRVVAVALTVIAAGSWLTVWMTAAWQLMLCWGLLVGLGSGSMALAFAATVTNRWFTERRGLVSGILTAASASGQLIFLPLLSWIIDRYDWRPAAVTVALAALAVVPFVWLLLHDHPADVGQKPYGAAEFVPKPPPVPGAARRAVTVLLSAVRTGPFWLLAGTFAICGASTNGLIQTHFIPAAHDHHMPVQAAASLLAVIGVFDVVGTIASGWFTDRFEPRRLLAVYYALRGVSLMFLPLLLGPVVHPPMIFFIVFYGLDWVATVPPTLALCREHYGEDSAIVFGWVLASHQVGAALVAFLGGVARDTFGTYDVVWYASGALCAAAALMALVIRRRAGGEPVAA from the coding sequence GTGACCCGGACAACCGATGCGGCGGCCGTCCAGCAGCCGCCGAAGCCGACTCGTGTGCGCGTGCACCGCGCCTGGTTCGTCGCCGCCGTCACCTTCGTGACGATCATCGGCGCCGCCGCCTTCCGTTCCGTGCCGGGCCTGCTCATCGACCCGTTGCATGACGAGTTCGACTGGTCGCGCGGCACGATCGGCGCCGCTGTCTCGGTGAATCTCGCGCTGTACGGCCTGACGGCCCCGTTCGCGGCGGCCCTGATGGACCGCTTCGGCATCCGCCGGGTCGTCGCGGTCGCCCTCACCGTGATCGCGGCCGGCTCCTGGCTCACGGTGTGGATGACCGCGGCCTGGCAGCTGATGCTGTGCTGGGGCCTGCTGGTCGGTCTCGGCTCCGGCTCCATGGCGCTGGCCTTCGCGGCGACCGTCACCAACCGCTGGTTCACCGAACGGCGCGGCCTGGTCAGCGGCATCCTCACCGCCGCCTCGGCCTCCGGCCAGCTGATCTTCCTGCCCCTGCTGTCCTGGATCATCGACCGCTACGACTGGCGCCCGGCCGCCGTGACGGTCGCCCTCGCCGCCCTCGCGGTCGTGCCGTTCGTGTGGCTCCTGCTGCACGACCACCCGGCGGACGTGGGCCAGAAGCCGTACGGTGCCGCCGAGTTCGTGCCGAAGCCGCCGCCCGTCCCCGGCGCCGCCCGCCGGGCCGTGACCGTCCTGCTCTCGGCCGTGCGCACCGGCCCGTTCTGGCTGCTCGCCGGCACCTTCGCGATCTGCGGCGCCTCCACCAACGGCCTGATCCAGACCCACTTCATCCCAGCGGCCCACGACCACCACATGCCCGTCCAGGCCGCCGCCTCCCTGCTCGCGGTCATCGGCGTCTTCGACGTCGTCGGCACGATCGCCTCGGGCTGGTTCACGGACCGCTTCGAGCCGCGCCGCCTGCTGGCGGTGTACTACGCGCTGCGGGGCGTGTCGCTGATGTTCCTCCCGCTCCTGCTGGGCCCCGTGGTCCACCCGCCGATGATCTTCTTCATCGTCTTCTACGGCCTCGACTGGGTCGCCACCGTCCCGCCCACCCTCGCCCTGTGCCGCGAGCACTACGGCGAGGACAGCGCGATCGTCTTCGGCTGGGTCCTCGCCTCCCACCAGGTCGGCGCCGCCCTCGTCGCCTTCCTGGGCGGCGTCGCCCGCGACACGTTCGGCACGTACGACGTGGTCTGGTACGCGTCGGGGGCGCTGTGCGCTGCGGCGGCGCTGATGGCGCTGGTGATCCGGCGGAGGGCGGGGGGCGAGCCGGTCGCGGCCTGA
- a CDS encoding GlxA family transcriptional regulator — translation MRREPEFRPHRVVVLALDGLLPFELGIPHRIFGRPRDARGRPLYDVVTCSIRPPGPVRTDADFAVQVEHGPEALATADTVIVPASYELGPVFEEGVLTGELAAALDHIRPGTRLASICTGVYVLAAAGLLDGRPATTHWADADRFQRLFPHIQVDPDVLFIDDGDVLTSAGVAAGIDLCLHMVRRDHGTAVANDVARRTVVPPHRDGGQAQYIHRPVPDPQQATTTSARAWALGRLHEPIQLRDMAAQESMSVRTFTRRFREETGVSPGQWLTQQRVERARHLLESTDRSVEQVAREAGFGTAQSMRQHLQAALGVTPTAYRRTFRAEKETAAALRR, via the coding sequence ATGCGCCGTGAGCCGGAGTTCCGCCCGCACCGGGTCGTCGTCCTCGCCCTCGACGGCCTGCTCCCCTTCGAGCTGGGCATCCCGCACCGCATCTTCGGCCGCCCCCGGGACGCCCGGGGGCGGCCGCTGTACGACGTCGTCACCTGCTCGATCCGCCCGCCGGGCCCGGTGCGGACCGACGCCGACTTCGCCGTCCAGGTCGAGCACGGCCCCGAGGCCCTGGCCACCGCCGACACCGTGATCGTCCCGGCGTCGTACGAACTCGGCCCGGTCTTCGAGGAGGGCGTGCTCACCGGCGAACTGGCCGCCGCCCTCGACCACATCCGCCCCGGCACCCGGCTCGCCTCGATCTGCACCGGCGTCTACGTCCTCGCCGCCGCCGGTCTCCTCGACGGCCGGCCCGCCACGACGCACTGGGCCGACGCCGACCGCTTCCAGCGGCTCTTCCCGCACATCCAGGTCGATCCGGACGTCCTGTTCATCGACGACGGCGACGTCCTGACCTCCGCCGGTGTCGCGGCCGGCATCGACCTGTGCCTGCACATGGTGCGCCGCGACCACGGCACGGCGGTCGCCAACGACGTGGCCCGCCGCACGGTCGTACCGCCGCACCGCGACGGCGGTCAGGCGCAGTACATCCACCGGCCCGTGCCCGACCCGCAGCAGGCGACCACGACCTCGGCCCGGGCCTGGGCCCTGGGCCGTCTCCACGAGCCGATCCAGCTGCGTGACATGGCGGCGCAGGAGTCCATGTCGGTGCGCACCTTCACCCGCCGTTTCCGTGAGGAGACCGGCGTCAGCCCCGGCCAGTGGCTCACCCAGCAGCGCGTGGAGCGGGCCCGGCACCTCCTGGAGTCCACCGACCGCTCCGTCGAGCAGGTGGCGCGGGAGGCGGGCTTCGGCACGGCCCAGTCGATGCGCCAGCACCTCCAGGCGGCCCTCGGCGTCACGCCCACCGCCTACCGGCGCACCTTCCGGGCGGAGAAGGAGACCGCCGCCGCCCTCAGAAGGTGA
- a CDS encoding flavin reductase family protein, with translation MGQAGMAEAAVRYLRSNRTPAPEPVEALPRPDLRCVAEDERAPLDPAEFRRVLGAFATGVTVITAPPTADGDSPAGFACQSFTSLSLTPPLVAFMVGRTSSTWPRIARAGVFCVNVLGAGQGELCRAFAVSGADKFAGVAHDAAPVSGSPRLTGAVAWIDCAIHAVHTGGDHLIVVGRVNALGTADDPSEPLLFHRGRFTRPARP, from the coding sequence ATGGGACAAGCAGGGATGGCGGAAGCCGCCGTCCGCTACCTCAGGTCGAACCGCACACCCGCCCCGGAGCCCGTCGAAGCGCTGCCGCGCCCCGATCTGCGCTGCGTCGCCGAGGACGAGCGCGCACCACTCGACCCGGCTGAGTTCCGACGCGTCCTCGGCGCCTTCGCGACGGGCGTGACGGTCATCACGGCACCACCCACCGCCGACGGTGACTCCCCCGCCGGCTTCGCCTGCCAGTCCTTCACGTCCCTTTCCCTCACCCCGCCCCTGGTGGCCTTCATGGTCGGCCGTACGTCGTCGACGTGGCCGCGGATCGCGCGGGCGGGGGTGTTCTGCGTGAACGTCCTGGGCGCGGGCCAGGGCGAGTTGTGCCGCGCTTTCGCGGTGAGCGGCGCGGACAAGTTCGCGGGCGTGGCCCACGACGCCGCGCCGGTGTCGGGCTCGCCCCGGCTGACGGGCGCCGTTGCGTGGATCGACTGCGCGATCCACGCCGTCCACACCGGCGGTGACCACCTCATCGTGGTCGGCCGGGTGAACGCCCTCGGCACGGCGGACGATCCGTCCGAACCGCTGCTCTTCCACCGGGGGCGCTTCACCCGGCCGGCCCGCCCGTAG
- a CDS encoding Zn-dependent alcohol dehydrogenase has protein sequence MRGVIFDGRHIRVVTDLEVREPGPGEVRVAISAAGLCHSDLSVVDGTIPFPVPVVLGHEGAGVVEAVGGGVTHVAPGDHVALSTLANCGTCAECDRGRPTMCRQAIGRPGRPFRHDGSPVHQFASNSAFAERTVVQAVQAVRIPDDIPLTSAALIGCGVLTGVGAVLNRARVDRGDSVLVIGTGGIGLNVLQGARLAGAGRIVAVDANPAKEEAARRFGATDFLTSTEGVRELLPTGADHAFECVGRVELIRQAIDALDRHGQAILLGVPPATAEASFRVSSMYLDKSILGCRYGSSRPQRDIALYAGLYRQGRLLLDELVSRTYPVEDFEKAAADAEAGRVARAVLTF, from the coding sequence ATGCGAGGCGTGATCTTCGACGGGAGGCACATCCGGGTCGTGACGGACCTGGAGGTGCGCGAGCCGGGGCCGGGCGAGGTGCGGGTCGCGATCTCGGCGGCCGGGCTGTGCCACAGCGATCTGTCGGTGGTGGACGGGACCATACCGTTCCCCGTGCCTGTGGTGCTGGGCCATGAGGGGGCCGGGGTCGTGGAGGCGGTGGGTGGGGGCGTCACCCATGTCGCGCCCGGTGACCATGTGGCGCTGTCCACCCTGGCGAACTGCGGCACGTGCGCCGAGTGCGACCGGGGCCGGCCGACCATGTGCCGGCAGGCCATCGGACGCCCCGGCCGACCGTTCCGCCACGACGGATCGCCGGTGCACCAGTTCGCGTCCAACTCGGCGTTCGCCGAGCGCACCGTCGTCCAGGCCGTCCAGGCCGTCCGGATCCCCGACGACATCCCGCTGACGTCGGCGGCGCTCATCGGGTGCGGGGTGCTGACCGGGGTGGGCGCCGTACTGAACCGGGCACGGGTGGACCGCGGCGACAGCGTCCTGGTCATCGGGACGGGCGGCATCGGCCTGAACGTGCTTCAGGGGGCCCGGCTTGCGGGCGCCGGGCGGATCGTGGCCGTCGACGCCAACCCGGCGAAGGAGGAGGCGGCACGCCGGTTCGGCGCGACCGACTTCCTGACGTCCACCGAGGGGGTGCGCGAGCTGCTGCCCACCGGCGCGGACCACGCCTTCGAGTGCGTCGGCCGCGTGGAGCTGATCCGGCAGGCGATCGACGCCCTGGACCGGCACGGCCAGGCGATCCTGCTCGGGGTCCCGCCCGCCACGGCCGAGGCGTCCTTCCGGGTCTCCTCGATGTACCTCGACAAGTCCATCCTGGGCTGCCGTTACGGCTCCTCCCGACCCCAGCGGGACATCGCCCTGTACGCCGGGCTGTACCGCCAGGGGCGCCTCCTGCTCGACGAACTGGTCAGCCGGACCTACCCGGTCGAGGACTTCGAGAAGGCGGCGGCGGACGCGGAGGCGGGGCGGGTGGCACGGGCGGTGCTCACCTTCTGA